From Triticum urartu cultivar G1812 chromosome 2, Tu2.1, whole genome shotgun sequence, a single genomic window includes:
- the LOC125540027 gene encoding small RNA degrading nuclease 3-like → MGERLAGAEKEVLVEIVRFTQKNGLKGAEGGWKDFLALNDKKFGASVSDPKKRTKDVLLAFLVTFSKDFQKYFRKLVRRHAERRAIEQYMNEFSGKISPEQKLVQLTTEHLDYRKNYYFPSYQEGWKVMRIGKVSSSMNSGAMLAIDCEMVLCHDGTEAVVRVCVVDNKLEVKLDTLVNPLKAVADYRTHITGVSKKDLEGVTCSLVDIQKSLKKILAKGKILVGHSLYRDLYALKFDYSRVIDTAYIFKYANLPTTSSASLNSLCKSVCGYSVREDGEPHNCLKDAEAAMNLVTAKLKHGFNDPIEIAENSVPEPDQMKLLAHRIPVYLPCQELLKIFSGNPSIDEKIDSRIRGEFYSTCISFNDIDEADKAFDELDGQETKDSSGRLQKPVLLKRDNGDVAGFFVRKMVYGSRLSNSEVLKKRPQPIENTEQRKEDANGDKRKRQRTSKKHAKKAKAPVIE, encoded by the exons ATGGGCGAGCGGCTCGCCGGCGCCGAGAAAGAG GTGCTCGTGGAGATTGTGAGGTTCACCCAGAAGAACGGCCTGAAGGGGGCCGAGGGGGGATGGAAGGATTTCCTGGCTCTGAACGACAAGAAGTTCGGCGCCTCCGTCAGCGACCCCAAGAAGCGGACCAAGGACGTGCTGCTCGCGTTCCTCGTAACCTTCTCCAAAGATTTTCAGAAG TACTTTCGCAAATTGGTGAGGCGTCACGCTGAACGGAGAGCTATCGAGCAGTATATGAATGAGTTTTCCGGCAAGATTTCTCCGGAGCAG AAGCTTGTTCAGTTGACGACAGAGCACCTTGACTACAGGAAAAACTACTACTTCCCATCTTATCAAGAG GGGTGGAAAGTAATGCGGATAGGAAAAGTTTCTAGTAGTATGAACTCTGGAGCCATGTTGGCAATTGACTGTGAGATGGTCCTTTGCCACGATGGTACAGAAGCTGTCGTCCGAGTATGTGTTGTAGACAACAAACTGGAG GTGAAGTTGGATACACTTGTAAATCCCCTTAAAGCTGTTGCAGACTACAGGACACACATCACTGGTGTATCTAAGAAGGATTTAGAAGGAGTCACATGCTCATTAGTTGATATTCAG AAATCATTGAAGAAAATCTTGGCCAAAGGAAAGATTTTGGTTGGCCATAGCTTATATAGAGATCTATATG CTCTGAAGTTTGATTACAGTCGAGTCATTGATACGGCATACATCTTTAAGTATGCGAATTTACCTACCACTTCATCAGCTTCTTTGAACAGCCTTTGCAAG TCTGTTTGTGGGTATTCCGTTCGGGAAGACGGAGAACCACATAACTGCTTGAAGGATGCAGAAGCTGCGATGAATCTAGTCACCGCAAAGCTCAAGCATGGATTTAATGATCCCATCGAAATTGCGGAGAATAGT GTACCTGAACCTGACCAGATGAAGTTGCTTGCTCATAGAATTCCAGTCTACCTTCCTTGTCAAGAGTTGCTTAAAATTTTCTCTGGGAATCCCAGCATCGATGAGAAG ATTGATTCAAGGATTCGAGGCGAGTTTTACTCTACGTGTATTTCTTTTAATGACATAGATGAGGCAGATAAAGCCTTTGATGAATTAGATGGCCAAGAGACTAAG GACTCCAGTGGGCGACTCCAAAAACCGGTACTCCTGAAGCGTGACAATGGAGATGTCGCGGGCTTCTTTGTCCGGAAGATGGTATATGGTTCCCGACTCAGCAATTCTGAAGTTTTGAAGAAGAGGCCACAGCCTATTGAGAACACGGAGCAAAGGAAAGAAGATGCCAATGGGGATAAGCGAAAAAGGCAAAGAACTAGCAAGAAGCATGCGAAGAAAGCAAAGGCACCGGTTATCGAGTGA